The genomic window GGTCAACCCCTGCTTCTTGAGCACTCGGTCTAATGCCTCCCACGTGATGCCGGGCTGCACCGTGACTGTTTGTGCCTCAGGGTCTATGGTCAGGACTTCCTTCATGTGGTAAAAGTCGATCACCATGCCCTTCTTGGCAGGGATGACGCCGCCGTAACCGGAGGAGGCTTTACCTCGCGGCGTGATGGGAATGCCGCGCCGGTAAGCCCAGGTCACTACTTGTTTGAGCTCTTCTTCGTTGGCTGGTTGGACCACGACGTCCGGTACGGTGCGCCCAATGAAAGGCTTAACCATCATGGGCATGGCGGCGATGTCGTGGCCATAAAGCATGCGCTCCACCGGGTCGAAGCTCACGCGATTGCCAAAAGCGGTAAAAAAGTTCTTGTCGAGCCGAGCCATCATGCGTCTCCTCAAGTTTTCTACCTGCCCGCGGCTACATCACTTGGACCAATAGCTCGAGCGCCGTCCGCACCTGCATTTGCTGCGCTGGCGTGAGGGCTTTCAGGAGTCGATCCTCGCACTCCGTCATCAGCTCGGCCATGCGGCGCTGCATGTGGATGCCACTCTCGGTCAGGCGCACCTCGACGCGGCGGCGGTCTTCGGCAGCCGTCTCCACCGCCACGTACCCCCGCTTCACCA from candidate division KSB1 bacterium includes these protein-coding regions:
- a CDS encoding MarR family transcriptional regulator yields the protein MQERLFQLIMAVSAKCWSTEEKIMDQLALSPAEFNGLLVLKEGERLPAFEFSAKMGLSPSRGSRVIDRLVKRGYVAVETAAEDRRRVEVRLTESGIHMQRRMAELMTECEDRLLKALTPAQQMQVRTALELLVQVM